ACGTTTCATTGAGGGATTGGCTAGAATCCAGATGCAGTGGTTGAAATAAAAGGCTCCCTGTCATTTATGTCTATGTGAAATAGTTCACTGCTTGCAATTGAATCTGCAATACCTCTTATGCTTAAAAAACCCCCAGTAAACTGGAATATTCTGGAGTGTGCAGTAACTTGCAGAGTGTTAAAGTGCATGAACAATTTTGCTTTGTGATATTCTGTattcagaacattttttcccttaaaatctgctgttttcttgtgGACATACTGATCTGTGCcattgttttttattgtttgctttGTGTATTTGGTATGCATAGTTTTGGTGGGAAGGGCATTGCTGGAGGCATTCTACCCTAATTTTACAATAACACTAAAATGGTCTCTGATACACATGTTGTGAGCAGAGCCGTCAAGGGACATGGACACAGAGTCTCGGCAGCTCTCAGTTTAGCCTTGTATGTTTTGCCTAGGCTAGGAGTTCTTCACTTTGAGAGCAGGTaagaaatgaaagacaaatgATGTCTGGGCTTCCTGGATTTGTTTAAGTTTGAACATCCATGTTTCTCTTGAATGCTTGTCTAACTGTATGGATTTCCTGTGgaagattttttctttaagactTCTGCTTGCCAAGCACTTTTTTAATGAGTTCTCTTCCTCTTGTCTTAACTCTGCTTAAATATTCATACGACTTTGTGCAccagttttttctctttggaaaaagtGAGAAATAAGAACCAGAACTCCCCTTGTGGATACTTTAAGATGCTTACTTCTGCAATCGCAACAGTCCTTTCCAAAATGAATTTATGTTGAAAATCTACCACTTACTGTGGACTTGCCTGCAAAAATCATACCAATATCAGTAAAAAATGCACTACTGTCATTAAGATGCAGATCTTTCTACACTTATCTCAGTCTTTATCTCCATAGCTTATGAATACCTACTAGTTAAACTATTACACCTGTTGAATATAGATTTGGTGCAAATGACCAAATGACTTTAAAACTTTAGGTGCTGCATTTGCATGGCCTCTGAGAAGACCATGTTGTGGAAGGAAAACATCGTGTTCTCTACAACAGCATGAAATTAAGAGATTACTTATGCAAAAATAGTTGGCCAATACCAAGTAATTCTAGAAGTGGCATGCATTGGTTGGTACACTGACATGTTCCACTGATGAGTCTCCAGGGAGGCTGGGAACAGCAAATTTCCCACAGGCTTCTCTGCCCTGTGAAGTGTGGCCACCTTAGTTTTTCTTTAGTAGCTGTTTCTTTGGACAAGTAAAGGCCGAATTTACCTCAACTATAGCTCTTTCTTGTGTCCTACTGTATCCACACCCACCAAGCAAAAGGTGGGTGTACTTAAGCTATGGGTTAACACAAAGCATATGGCTTGCCTTTTTTATTGTAATGACAAGAAAAGCTACAAAAATGCATGCATTAAATTAACATGAAAGTTTGGCATGGCTCAGACAAGAtcattggaatgggctgccaaGGCTGCcttcaccacagcagcagcagttctctGTTTCAAACTTGTGGTTAGACCTACATATATCCATGTACAGATATGTCCAGATGTAGATACATGCTCAGAAAACTGTTGCATTTAAGGTATCTCCTTCTTCCTGCAAGTAAATGAAGGGATTTCTCCAGGTTGGAACcatctttgttttttctcagtcttCTCAGTGTCTTTTGGAGGCCAGAAGAGTTAAGAGACCAAACCTGCAGGACATGTGGTACTGCAGGCCCAGGTGAGATCAGATGGGTTACACTGACAGTGGACTCCCACTACCCCATCTCATTCCAGGGAAGCAGTCAAGCAGACAGTCCTGTAACTGatgaaggaagaaattcctggCCCCTCATAACAGGCCAGGAGTTCTTTGCTCTCTCCTTGTTCTCAgtgggaaaaaatttaaatatacagGACTGCTCTCAAAAGAGTAGTGACATAGAACAGGAGTCTTCATCCTCAGGAAAAGAAGATGTAAAGATTAATTTTCTACACCTGCATGACGCCCTCACTATGCTTCTCATGTGGGTACTCCTGTTACAGCACCTGCCTTTGCTAAGGAGCACACaaaacaaactgctgctgcaagTAGAGATCGAGGAGCCAGTCTTGACCATTCTTAGTTTTAGCAGCATGTTCTAGAAGTTGACTGAGTGCCCTGGCGTCAGCTCTTTGATCACACTAGCAGTTCCAGTCGTGAGAGCCTGATGCACCAGGCCCTGCAAATAGCCAATATGCTGCCTCTTTCCATGTGCAAGGGGGCTGGGCATGACTGCAGTCAGCCAAAGACTGTTCTGCCTCCTGGCTGCATCAAGGGCAGCAGGGCTTGGAAGTCTTCAAGGGAAGCCTTCAGAATCAAAGGTGCCAGCTGCCCTTGCTGtgactgcagcagtgcctgcaggtgGGCCAGGGGTTACATGCAGGGTAACAGCTCAGGTGCACTCCCTCAGCATAGTTGTAATGTAGAGTGCAGAGAAAATCTTGCATGGAAGACAAATTTGACACAAATAACATGAGTGATCCAGAGATGTATTacaaaacattaataaaaccagagcacaaaggtataaatataaatgtccTTGGTGGTTTATTGTTCTTGTATGTAAGAAGCTTTATTGTACAACTTACACAACTTTAGAATGGAAAAATGGttaaaaatgtttacaaaaaaaGCATGTTCTTAGAAAATTATGCTAGCAAAAACATTGGGAGGagggaagcaaaaaaatcttcagtgtgcaaactttttataaaaatagaaatactaaCTCTACAGGTAGCATTTCatgataaattatttaaatagcCTATCTACACAATTATGTGATTAACTATTACAATGgcaatgagaaaaataatttataaaaatacaagcAATGGTATACAAgatgacaggaaaaaatataatacaaCATTAGAAATTGtatttgacttcttttttccaATGCCATTTCCTTTCTGGGAAtacattttctgcaaagaaatttttaCTATGTACAGCATTAACTTTAGTACTACAGTAGCTTAAAGTTTGTTAAGACATTTGAACTCTGCTTGCTCCAAAGGTTTTTCTCAGTCACACAACATTGAGGTAATATTTGTACGTAAAACTTTCACCATGTTCATTTCTTTTCGTTTCTTGAAAAGACAAGGAAATATTATAGGTATAAGGATGCTGCcccttctgctggggaaaacagTCTTTTAATGTACATCAAGGCCTCTCCCTCTTTTGCAAGGAGCTCCTGAAATTGTCTACTCTGGGATGGATTCCTTCTTTTGTAGCTGCATGTCACTAGTTCCAAACTGAGCATGCAGTGGCCCAGAGAGCCCGTATCAGGGTTATTGAGGGCTGTCCTCGTGCCTCCTGCTGCATCTCCtcagggcagctctcctggctctgccttaGGCCCACTGACCAGAGGTAAAGCATCACAGACATTTCCCAGCACTAGAGAAGTGCTAAGAGGGTGAATGGCATTCCCCCACTTCTAGTGCTATGGATGGGACAGAAACTGCTGTTATCTAAAAGGACTTGAATTTTAGCACTGCAGAACAGTTGCCTGCCAGGCTATCAACTGCCTTgcacaaagaaaggaaaagccaacATTGAGCTCAgactgagaaaaacaaacatccCATTGCCCACACCCTCACTTTTCCTTGCGCCTCAAAGCCTTTATGGGAAAATTGCTCTTTGTAACAAATACATCACCGCTATCTGCTCCagacaagacttttttttctcaactaAACCCTCTCTAGTTTCAGTATAGAACAGAGACAATAAATAATCTGTATTTACAATCTTACAGTCATGAAGACTTGTAACAATGATTAGGTGGATAGTCTTGACGCATTTCTTGTTGTTTTAATCAATAATCCCTCAGTCATTATAACATCAAGAAtaggcaaaaataaatattttacaattttatCTACAGgccccttttcctcccctctaaAGAAGCGAGGGGTTTAAAACATCTATGGCATGTAGAAAAGGAATGTTTTCATTACATTATTTTTGTGCCTCTTTAACCATAAAAAGTGAAGCATGTGCTGGTTTCCTGAAGGACAGCACAGTGCTAGCTGAGATGGTGGTGCTTTCTGGCACCATATCTGAAAGAACACATTTGAAGGTAAGCAAGGCCAGCATCtaaatcaggaaaaaacagaatcTAATCATAAATCCCAGTTCTCCCAAAGCTGGTGTGATCCAGTGTACCAGTTTTTAtcctctttccctcctgccaTGACAGAAATCAGTTTCAGGATCTCTGTTTTGTCCTGTGTAGTACAGCAGCTGATCTAGCTCACCACAAACAGAGTAAGGCTATGTTTTTGTCTGAAAGGTATGACATAGAAAACAATTTCTCCAAGTTAAATGGATGTAAACCAAAGTAGCACAgccttccttaaaaaaattctcaacCCCATAAAGAAAGACCTAGAGTTTCCCCTCCCACCCAAACTCCCTCTCCCCCACACAATGAAAGGTCTTCAGTTTAAGTAGTCCACAGCACATCCAAAGATGTTCTTTTACAAAATGCTACTCCATGGGACCTCCAGTTAGAGAGGCAGTGACACTGCACTGTGATAAACAGCAAACAAATGTCTTTCCTACTGAAAGAAGTGTGCTTGTTCAGTGACAATAATTCTCATTTGCAAGACACGTTTGTTTCCTTCCACTTCAGCAGAGGTCAGATACCAAGTATGTTCTCACTTCCATTCTCTCAAAAGCATTCTCTTGAGGCAGGTCATGTGTTTCGAGTCCACATTTatgcagaaagaagaaaggaaggaataatATAATGGTCCCAGGATTTGTAAGGCTAAACGTTACAAAAGGTGCAATTACCAGCATTTTTAAATAGTCTCTGAATCCAACAATCTTGTGATTATGAAtctgtgaaaaaagaaaaatatacatttaattatttctgtgtattatGCATGATTATGTCCAAGTCATTTAAGCCCAGAGTAATTTGTAGAGAAAACTGAAAGTACTTTCCATGAGGTACTTTCTTGAGTTAGACTTCATAATCTAATCTATGTAACAATTACAAAATGAAGTAACAATTTCAGAAGTCTAGGACAGCTGGAACTAGTTGTATGCACTTACCTCCACTAAACTTCAAGACTGCAATATACAGACAACCTTCTACTTTGCATACTTTTAAGCAAATCAGCTTTTTACTTGCTAAAGTCAACATACTGCATTTCTACCTTAGATTTTGTCAGATGTGCTCATTCATTCTAATCAGCTCTTAAAAAAGAGTCAAGATGTATTTCATTTCTGGAACTCAACATGGATTTCTGATACTTTGAAATAACACAATAGAAATATACTtagattttatatatttaaatttttaactgTGAGGAGTTTATCAAGGTGTCCTGTTCCTGCCTGCAAAACTCACTGGAACCTGAACCATGAAAGATCAGAGTTCAATTTTCCCTTGGCTCTTACATCTTATGTTCTTGAACCAATTCGTTTATATAGGATCTGTTAAATGCAATGTCATCCTTACCTCTGCATTCATATTTCAGGTCTGAGAAGAACACCATTTCTTGAGAGAAGACAAATAATCCTAGCCGACCACCAGCATAGGTTTTATCATAGATTGGTCCTGAGTCTgccattattttcttcccttcataCATTACAACCCTACAAAGAGACGATACCTCAGCCATCTTTGACAAGGTCCTGTGATGTTTATTTTCACAGACATCCCCTTTTCCTGGGATATTTACTTCAGATAAAAGGGTGATGCTCACCTGATGTAGCCGGTCTTTGGTCTATGGCTAAGTCGCCATCTGTATGCAGTGAAGTCTTTCCAGCCTATGTGACGAGGATCATGCCACAAAGTTCTCACCTGtgaaagaatgtttttttaTCAACCAAAGGCCAGACATACAACACCAGCTATTTTGACATGAAGGTGCCTTATTATTAAAGGCTGCAAATAAGTTATTAGGCTCTGTAATAGCCTAAAgatagaaataatagaaatcaactgcatttatatttacttttaaaatatgtaaatggGAAGCTACAACACAATTCCACAAACAATTGattcactgctgctgggaagtCTGTCTGCAGCAAGCAATCCTGTTAATTGTATATAATATTTTACTTGATTATGAAAAATTGTGAAGTTATTGGTATTTGCCAAGAAACCTACACGATCAGCATGTGCAGGCCCCCTCTAAGTGTCTAATTTGCTGGAAGAACAGCCTCCCTTATGCAGAAGAGTATTTTATTACACTGGAGTACTCATGTTATCACATTAAGAGTACTTCAGCATGTAGTAAGTGCCATTCTTACCTGGCCAGGAGTGTTTCCTGTGTGCCACAGAGCATTACGAAGGTGTTCTCCTGGGCCAGTGGTGGAATTCACAACTTTGATAGAGAGACCTGAATATCCTTGAGCTTTGGTTGGTGTGGAGTCCCAGTAAGACTGGGTGATCTGCTTCCACATGACAACATAGAAACGACTGCTAGATTGGTAGCCAAATACAAAGCCAGCATAATCATCATCCCTTTCTGTATTGATAAAGAAGGTACCACTGAAGTCCACGGCATTGAATTCATCAAAACCTATGGGGACATTAAAGAATAAAGTTTTAGGTGCTACTTTTTTACAACTCTTAAACAACTCCTTAATAGTTACTTATGTCCTCTTCCTCACCTCaactaataaaaacaaaaccacccctCACCCCcactaaacaaacaaatcaaaccaCCCCAAACAACAGTGCCTGTTAAATTTTTCCCCTTACCGACTGCAAGGCCAGGGTCACAGTTGACTGTCTGAACCAGTTCTTTACCCTGGTGACGAACAACCCAGTTTGGATCATTCTGGGATGTTCCTTTGGGATCCAGGGGAATCATCTGAAATTTTCGGAAATCAGTCTCACTAATTTCCACGTTTTCAGGGCAGATATCATCAATGTCTGGCACACTGTCTTGGTCAAAGTCATCTTTGCAAGCATCTCCACGTCCATCACCTGcagaataaaagtaattttactattttattacCACGACTGCTTCTGAGTCATACAGCTTGGGAGTTGAAGTCTGAATTGCAGATCTCTGACTGCCCAGGTACTTGGCAGACACATGACAGAAGCCACAGCAGCTACTGTATAAAAGCCCTTTCACTCCAGCCTGATAGTGACTTAGGAATAAGTTGGATATGTGGTCATATTTACATTGATCTTTACTCCTGAGAAGCACTATAacattctgggttttttttgtttttttgtttttttctggtacaGACATTCTGTTTTTTTGTTACTTAGTTTTGTCCAACATTAAATTGTGTGAACAAAATAGCATCAAACTATTGGAAGAAACTCTTAAAATGTCATTATGATACTGGTTTTCTTACCATCAGAATCAGCTTGATCTGGGTTGGCAACCAATCTGCAGTTGTCTTTGTCATCAGGGATACCATCATTGTCATCATCATGGTCACAGGCATCACCTTTTCCATCCTTGTCATGGTCAGCTTGATTGGCATTGGGCACATAGGGGCAGTTATCAAGGTTATTTTGATGACCATCTTCATCTATGTCCTGGTTGTTGTCACACTGATCACCTATGCGATCAGAATCGGTGTCTTCCtatcagaggagaaaaaaaccaaagacattttaaaaagccactTAAAGAAGGCTGAGATAGGAGTCTCTGAAAAAGGAGTCTTAATGCATAGAATTAATTGGGATTTCTGCTTGCTTATCAAGAGCTAAGATGGATATAGTGGGTGAATTAATACACACTTAAAACAGCCTGTGCTAACTGGTTTTATGCTACTTTAGTCttgttctggttttaatttgaaTTCACAGCATCAGAAAGCAGTGTGATCATCAGCTATCTTGTGCCTTTGCCACATGCCTCTTCTGTCACTAGTCTACCCTACTGGATGCAGGGTGCTTTATCTCCTACCTTCCCTGGCAGCAATGTGGTTTCAAGGGCCAAATCTGTGTTAGACTACTCTGTACTTAGGCAGTAGAGACTGTAACATTAAAACAGCCTACCAATGCTTGGTGTTACATCCTCTACACCACAACTTAATTTTCTCTATCATAAATGCTCTTCATGCCCCCTGATTCATCAGTCAAGACAATTGTTCCCATGGTGGTGACAGACTGCATTAACTAACTAGTGTGCTTGCTGATCACATATTTTAGCCAGTCATTTGCATAATCAGCTCCTGAACTAAGAAAAACAATCCCATCATCCCTGAGGCTGCCTCACATTTAGCCTAGAAGTCTTGTGAACATAGGTGGGTGACTCTGGTGTAGACACAAGGCATACCATCCATACACTGTTGGATTCGCTACTAATTCTGGCACTTGAAATCTAATATCTCCACTTCTAGAACTTGATTAGGATAGTGTTTGGAAAGCCATTAGAGTCttatattaaaatttcaaagtCACAAAAGAAAGGATCTTCCTGAAAGCAGCTGCCTCAAAGGATCTTCAGGCCATTCACTCCCTCAAGTGGGAAGTAGTAAAGCAAGTGACAATGACGAAGACATTTTATATTATGTGTTTAAATCCTTCAAGTAACACTGCTTTTAGGCTACATGGCCACACTACACTACATTCCACTGATTTGCAACTGCTTTTCTAACCCTTCAAACATTCCTGAAGCTATTAAACTTAGTTTTTTAACTGACAGGATGTCACGGGTTTAATCTACTTCTGCCTTCAGTTTTTGAATCAGTAAGTTGCCTGAGAGTCTGGATACCCCTGGATTTTTATGAAGGTGAATTTTACAAGTGTCAGAATATGCCTTTTTCTTAGAGAAAAGCAAATTGTGCTGCCTTCTACTTACTGCTAGAAAAGTTATCTTCTGAAATGCAGTTGGCTTCAAGCTTAGGGACAAAGTTTAAAGAACAGCTTGGTGTCTAAGTGAACACAGCACTACAGGCTATGAAGAGAGTAGTTCCACCACCCACATTTTACACAATGTTCCCAAAGTATTTCATATTCTCACTGTGAGGATCACCACAACTGACAAACCTATGAAATGTTTAGGTGACAAGCACATGCAGTAGTCTCACAGATCTTCATACAGctacttttcagaaaatacctAGCAGCTGTTCAAACTCTGAGGGCATGTTATTTGATAAAGGCACCAAATGGGAAAGTAGTAAGAATGATTTGTGACAAGTCAAATTTCAGGTGTAACCAGTTCAATTATTTTCTACAACACACAACATGCTGTATTTTCCAGCACACCAGTCCCCTACTTATATATAATTCAAGTCCCTTACCTGGTCAGGGTTGTGTTCCAGTGGACAGTTATCACACTGATCTCCAACACCATCCAAGTCTGTATCCCTTTGGTCTACATTGTAGACATATTGGCAGTTGTCCCTTTCATTAAGCACCCCTGTAAAAGTTCATGAATGAAAATCAGACATCTAAATACCGCGAAGGACTGTATAAAGCCACCACACACTTCTTGATaccttttttaaagcattttgagCAGCATTTGAAAGCTTTGAAATGTGACTCATCACTAGCTCTGCCACAGACTTCTGCTCCTATTGCCTTGTGAGAGTGGAGCTAGAATTGAACTGTGCCAAAATGTACATATTCCAAAGTGAATTTCCATTAGCCCTAACTGTTCCTTCAGCAGCCTTGAAATGTCCTGAAACCACCACAAGGGAACTTCTGTGCATTCAGGGATGAAATTTGGTAGGAAATCAGGATCACATTGTGTTCATTCGATTTATGGCTGATTAGAAAACCATCTAAAGGAGTGATCAGAGGCCACCTACCATCTCCATCAATATCAATTGCACATGCATCTCCTTCTCCATTGTTGTCAGTGTCAGTTTGATCAGGGTTGTGATTGTAGGGACAATTGTCACAGCGGTCACCAACATCATCCCTGTCGTAGTCATACTGCTGTGGGTTGTAGATGAATGGACAGTTGTCctgcaaaaatgagaaaagtcAAGTTTTAAAATGAATCAAATTAAAGCTTTAACCAGATTCTGCTAATGCTTGTATTGCaatatgaaagaagaaatgaaaagtggGGAAACAGTTAAAACTCAGATGCTACTATCTCAAAACACCCTCTTGGACTGGCATGAGTGTATGAATGGCTGATTGAAAACCGAAAATTCACTTCCAAAGctcaaacagctgcagaaagttTGTCTACACAGTTATGCATATCTAAGGTTTCTAGGATAGCTGTCAGTGCCAGCAATTTCCTCTGGTCCTCTCTTAAGATTAAGGTTAGAAGCTAGACCCCAGCTTTGGGAAGGGGAATGGGAAAGCCACATTCTCAAAGgctgttcttttctgtttcttaccCGGTCATCAGGAAtgccatcatcatcatcatcactgtCACAGGCATCACCAATCCCATCCTTATCATAGTCTTCCTGCCCTGAGTTAGGCAGATTAGGGCAATTATCCTACAAAGAAAGAAGTACACAGGGATGTTCACTCCTGGTAATATTACAATATGGATTTGAGCAGGTAAAATCTAATTAGGCTAAATTGTAACACCTCAATCAGGTAGGAGTAACCTTACTGTAATTCTCTCAATTTAGAGCTGGTCATTACAGTGATAAGTCTTAGAAAGCCAGAgttaaatagtttttaaaacaaaaattgggTTGCTTTTGAGAATCTTaccctgctgctcttcccttggAGAGTGCTATCAGAACAAAGCTGATATACGTATGGCCTAAACTAAAATCTTCCTAGAACATTTACAACAATCAGgcttcattttttcccatatcACAAGAATATATAAAGCAATACAGCAACAGCAAGAGTCTCCCAGCTATGCCTTGACAGTGGTATCCCTACACCTCCTCTATCCCTAGAAGGTTATTTGCAGAGAGCATAGCTTAATAGCTTAGGCTGTTAGAATGGCAGATGGTAAAAGAGGATAAACTTACTTTTTTACAGTGGTAAGTAGCATTGGCAACACAAACCAGGTTCTCATTTGGCCATCCATCCAAGTCAGTATCTTCTCCACAGATTATGCCATTGCCAGCATAGCCTGGTTTACATTCACAGCGATACATGGGGTCACTAAAGTGGCCAAGGTAATTGCATTTAGCATTCTTGTTGCAGTCATGTGTTCCATCTGTGCACGGATTACGTGGCTTGCAGACCTAGAAGACCACACAGAAATTAAAcccactgaaaacattttttatccCTCATTTTGCCCCAAAGATTCAAATACATACTAATCAATCAGGCAAAAAAAGGCCTCATATATGGCTTTCTTCTGGTCCTCAACTCCAGTACCAGTCTTAGCActaattctttttcttgttcaAACCTTATGTATTATCAAATGGAACCAAACACTAAGATATGAGGCACATACTTTTGTATCATTAATGAATACTGATTTACTCCTGAGTTACTCCTAAAATTATGTGTAATCTCTGAACCCTCCATGGCTGAGGAGAACAATGATATTTAAAACTCATTTTGATCTTCAAAAGAAATTGGTTAATGCTTCTTCTGTTCTGAATCACAGAAGATGGTGTTTTATTAAATGCTCCAAGTCTTTTTATGCCTAGAACACATAGGTGTTTCCTGTTTTTTAGAAACTTTGTGAGATTTCGTAACCCAGAACAATTCTCAAATTGACAATACCTGTTTGTTACTCATGGCATCCTCAACACTGCGGCCAAATGGCTGTGTTCCAGTGAAACGTGGTGGGCAGGGCAGACAGTTGTACCCAGGTTCAGTATTCTCACATCTGTGCACTCCATTGAACACAAAGCAGGCATCAGGAACCTCTTTGCACTGAAATACGAGTTTGAGATAAAGGAGAACAACAGTTAGCATTATAAAACAGTGATTCTGTCCTCCCTTCCCGTTTTCTTTCGTTCCCTTTGAAGGAGGAAAACTACAGTCTTCTTACCTCATCAATATCTTGGCAGTGAATACCATCACCGTGGTAGCCAGCAGGACAGGCACCACACTTCCAGGAACCATCAGGGGCACTGGTGCAGGTAGCCCCCGCAAAGCAGGGATTAGACAGACACCCATCTGTGAAACAAGTGAGGAAATGTTATGATAAAGGACGCTTTACCATGCTGCTACAGTGCTGTATTTGGCCGATATCCTGGTCTGAAATTCTATCACTTGAGGTTTGCAGACTTTACACAGGTATTTTCAAGATTATCAAGAACCTTCAGATGTTTATGGGCAAATGGACACTCACCAATCGGACAGTCCTGTTTGTTGCAGACCTGAGTCCCTCTAGCTTCACCTACACAAGTCTTCCCACCATACTGAGGCTCGGGATTATTGCAGAGACGGCTTCGCTTCTGAAGTCCTCCTCCACATGTCACCGTGCAAGCATCCCATGGAGACCATGGTCCCCAGTTGCCATTAACtaaagggagaagagagaaaacatgtATAGCTTTAGATTCAGTGCTACAACTAGTTTCTACCTGACTAAGGACTTTACTTTTGTAGGGAGAGCAGTTCAGACATTGTTCTGACATAAATGACAGAATTAATGGACTCCATGGAAGAGGCATAAAAATAGTTTCACCTGAAACTAACCTGTGAGGGTTTACATAGCCCACCTCTAAGTTTAAAGAGAGAAGAATACTAGAACAAGCTTACTTAGTAACTACTCAGGATGTTCACTATTTAAGCTATTAATTAGTTACCACCAGGACACACTTACTTGGGCAAGGATCTTTCTGGcaggctttgttttctcttgcttcACCCTCACAAGGTTTGCCATTCAGCTGTGGTACTGGAGAGTTGCAAAGACGAATTCTAGTAATGATGCCCGTGCCACAAGTGACAGAACATGATGACCACGGGGACCAGTGACTCCAGCCACCATCCTGTTTAACTACAAGAGAGATTTCTGTTATTCATAATTTCTGAAGACTTCAGCTGTACAGCACCAAGGACATAGCCAGTATCAGAACCAAAAACTCCATGTGTAATGGGTAGCCTCCTGACTGCCAAAGATCAAGTTTTGTAACTAGGGAAATTTCATCCCTAAACTGGCATCACATTTCATCCTGGGAGCAGTGCCCAAACATGCCTGTTTACTGCATTAACTATCTGCTCCCCTCTACCTCGTTAATACAAGTCCTTAAAGCTAGACGCCAAGGATCCATGCCAGTGGCAGAGCTACATGGTAATCCGTGCTTTTAACATTCAGCCAATAAAAGCAGCCTCTGTTCTACTACCAGCATGAGCAGATTAAGTACTTACATCTCTTATCGCACTCCTGAAGGTGGCAAGTCCGAGTCTGTACAGAGGAGCCTTCACAGCGGTTATTGAGACTGTCACAGGAACGGCCTCTCTGCTGGATCCCATTACCACAGGTCACAGAACATGAGGTCCATTCAGACCAAGGAGACCATCCATCGTCTGCGTAGTCGCTAGCT
This region of Motacilla alba alba isolate MOTALB_02 chromosome 5, Motacilla_alba_V1.0_pri, whole genome shotgun sequence genomic DNA includes:
- the THBS1 gene encoding thrombospondin-1, with protein sequence MGPAAALCLLLLVLGGSETKRTAESRNDDNSVFDLFELIGFMRKGAGRRGPGVYLVKGPESSSPAYRIEDASRIPAVPDSKFQDLLDAIHAEKGFILLATLRQAKKSRGTLLSVEQKDGSGHVFSLVSNGKAGSLDLSLSVDGKQQLVSVEDVLLATGHWKNITLFVQEDRAQLYVGCEKMENAELDIPIQNIFTRDLASSARLRIAKGGVNDNFQGLLQNVRFVFGTTLETILRNKGCSSSTSAIITLDNPINGSSPAIRTNYIGHKTKDIQAVCGFSCDELTNMFVELQGLRSMVTTLQDRVRKVTEENEIIAKVVQITPGACIHNGVLHKNKEEWTIDSCTECTCQNSATICRKVSCPLMPCSNATVPDGECCPRCWPSDYADDGWSPWSEWTSCSVTCGNGIQQRGRSCDSLNNRCEGSSVQTRTCHLQECDKRFKQDGGWSHWSPWSSCSVTCGTGIITRIRLCNSPVPQLNGKPCEGEARENKACQKDPCPINGNWGPWSPWDACTVTCGGGLQKRSRLCNNPEPQYGGKTCVGEARGTQVCNKQDCPIDGCLSNPCFAGATCTSAPDGSWKCGACPAGYHGDGIHCQDIDECKEVPDACFVFNGVHRCENTEPGYNCLPCPPRFTGTQPFGRSVEDAMSNKQVCKPRNPCTDGTHDCNKNAKCNYLGHFSDPMYRCECKPGYAGNGIICGEDTDLDGWPNENLVCVANATYHCKKDNCPNLPNSGQEDYDKDGIGDACDSDDDDDGIPDDRDNCPFIYNPQQYDYDRDDVGDRCDNCPYNHNPDQTDTDNNGEGDACAIDIDGDGVLNERDNCQYVYNVDQRDTDLDGVGDQCDNCPLEHNPDQEDTDSDRIGDQCDNNQDIDEDGHQNNLDNCPYVPNANQADHDKDGKGDACDHDDDNDGIPDDKDNCRLVANPDQADSDGDGRGDACKDDFDQDSVPDIDDICPENVEISETDFRKFQMIPLDPKGTSQNDPNWVVRHQGKELVQTVNCDPGLAVGFDEFNAVDFSGTFFINTERDDDYAGFVFGYQSSSRFYVVMWKQITQSYWDSTPTKAQGYSGLSIKVVNSTTGPGEHLRNALWHTGNTPGQVRTLWHDPRHIGWKDFTAYRWRLSHRPKTGYIRVVMYEGKKIMADSGPIYDKTYAGGRLGLFVFSQEMVFFSDLKYECRDS